Within the uncultured Bacteroides sp. genome, the region TGCTTTGCAAGCTGTAGAATTAGGGTTGGGAACGTGCTGGGTTGCCTGGTACACTCAGGAAGAATTCCGACCGGTACTTAATATTCCGGAAGATAAATATGTAGTTTGCGTACTTACTGTAGGTTATCCAGATGAAGCACCTAATCCGCGCCCTAGAAAATCATTGAAAGAAATAGTACACCACGAGCAGTGGTAATAAAAAAAGAGCTGTCTCAAAATTAGGAAAATGAGGTAGTCTCGCTGTTATTCGTAACTTCAACTATAAAAACTCCCCTTATATTAGCTTGTTCTATTAATAAACCAAGCTAAAATAAGGGGAGTTTTCAAGTTTAATATTTAGAATTCCACAAGTATTCTGAATACTTTTCCAGGGTTTGCAGCCCATTCTTCCATTGCACTCAGTGCATTTTCAGGAGTTACAATCTTAGAAATCAGTTCGTCCTTAGGACAAGTTCCTTGTTGCAGGTATTTTGCAACAGCACGGAAGTCGGCAGGCATAGCATTACGTGAGCCACGAATATCAAGTTCTTTTTGAACAAAGTATTTTGTCTGGAAAGAAACCTCACTCTTAGCGTAACCAATGCAAACTACACGGCCGGTAAATGCAACTTCATCTACAGCACATCTGTAAGTAAAAGGACTACCTACAGCTTCAATCACTACATCCGGTCCAAGACCGTCAGTTATTTCAAGAAGACGTTCGTGAAGGTTTTCTGTTCCTGAGTTAATGCCATAAGCCGCACCTACACGCTTTGCCAACGCAAGCTTTTCATCGTCAAGGTCAACAGCAATCACTGTTGCTCCACGTAATGAAGCTCTCACGATAGCGCCCATGCCAATCATTCCACAACCGATAACCATCACAACATCAATGTCAGTTACCTGAGCACGTGACACTGCGTGGAAACCTACGCTCATTGGTTCAATAAGCGCGCAGTCTCTTGGAGTGGTATCAGCAGCAGGAATTACTTTCGACCATGGAAGGGCAAGATACTCTCCCATTGCTCCGTTACGCTGTACGCCAAATGTTTCGTTGTGCTCGCAGGCATTTACTCTTCCGTTACGGCAAGATGCACACTTACCGCAGTTTGTATAAGGATTTACGGTTACACTCATTCCAACAGTAAACCCAGCCGGAACATCCTTACCTATACTTTCTATTACTGCACCCACTTCGTGACCAGGTATAATAGGAAGTTTTACCATTGGGTTCTTGCCTAAAAAAGTATTCAGGTCGGAACCGCAGAAACCTACGTATTTAATTTTAATCAAGATCTCGTCGTCTTTGACAACTGGTTTGTTTACTTCCACCACCTTTAGTTCTCCGGGGGCTGTAATTTGAATCGCTTTCATAATTATTTTATTTTAAAAAAACTCTGATTAATCAATAACTTTATGACCTTTCCAACCGTAGAAGGCACAGAAAAGGAAACAGATCAACGGAATTGCATATGCAACATGATATATCTGTGGGTTAAGCTGCATAATGTATGCCGTAAGCTGTGGCAAGCAGGCATTTCCCACAATTGCCATAACCAAAAAGGCCGAACCGCTCTTTGTATTTGCACCAAGATCTTTAAGTGCAAGTGAGAATTGCGTTGGATAAATAATAGACATAAAGAATGAAATAGCCAACATTGCATAAAGACCAATCATTCCTCCGTAACACATAACAACCACGCACAGGCAAACATTGACAAGAGCATATACTGTAAGCATGTTCTGCGGACGGAATCTGGCCATTAGCAATGTACCGATCCATCGTCCGCTAAGGAAACATAACATATACAGGCCAAAGAATGTTGTTGCCTTTCCTTCAGATAATCCGGCATAAGAACAGCAATACACAAGAAACAAACTATTGATAGCAGTCTGTCCGCCATTGTAGAAGAACTGAGCAATAACTCCCCAGCGTAAATGTGAACGCTTCAATACGTTGAAATCAATCAGTTTACCGGTTTTTGTTTCACCTTCCACGCTGTTTCCTTCTTTGATTTTTGGCAAATGAGAGAAGACGAAAACAACAGCAATAATAATCAATGCACCGGCAAGAATCAAATAAGGAAGCTTCATGGCATCTGTTTCAACCTGAATATAGCCATCCCATCCGCCAGTATAATTAGCCGGAAGAGTTTCACGGGTATAATGATTGCCGCTCAGCACCAGTTTACTAAGAAACATGGCAGAGATGAACGCTCCTAAACCATTAAATGATTGTGCCAGATTCAGTCTTCTTGAAGCTGTGGCCGGATTTCCTAACGCTGTTACGTAAGGATTGGCTGCTGTTTCCAGAAAACACATACCAGTGGCGATGATAAAGAAAATAGTGAGGTATGCCCAGTAAGCTTTGAATATAGCTGCCGGAAAGAAAAGCAATCCGCCAAAAGCAGCAAGCAAAAGTCCCAGAATAATACCCGACTTATAGCTATATTTCTTCATAAACATAGCAATAGGTATAGGGAAGACGAAATAAGCAAGCCAGTAAGCCGTTTCAGTAAATGAAGCCTGAAAAGTACTCAACTCGCATGTTTTCATCAACTGCCTGATCATGGTTGGCAAAAGATTACTACTGATAGCCCAAAGAAAGAATAAACTAAAGATTAGAGCTAAAGGCAGCGCGTTACTTTTTTTATCTAGATTCATAATTTTTATTTATTGTGTTTTTCTATTC harbors:
- a CDS encoding zinc-binding alcohol dehydrogenase family protein, yielding MKAIQITAPGELKVVEVNKPVVKDDEILIKIKYVGFCGSDLNTFLGKNPMVKLPIIPGHEVGAVIESIGKDVPAGFTVGMSVTVNPYTNCGKCASCRNGRVNACEHNETFGVQRNGAMGEYLALPWSKVIPAADTTPRDCALIEPMSVGFHAVSRAQVTDIDVVMVIGCGMIGMGAIVRASLRGATVIAVDLDDEKLALAKRVGAAYGINSGTENLHERLLEITDGLGPDVVIEAVGSPFTYRCAVDEVAFTGRVVCIGYAKSEVSFQTKYFVQKELDIRGSRNAMPADFRAVAKYLQQGTCPKDELISKIVTPENALSAMEEWAANPGKVFRILVEF
- the fucP gene encoding L-fucose:H+ symporter permease: MNLDKKSNALPLALIFSLFFLWAISSNLLPTMIRQLMKTCELSTFQASFTETAYWLAYFVFPIPIAMFMKKYSYKSGIILGLLLAAFGGLLFFPAAIFKAYWAYLTIFFIIATGMCFLETAANPYVTALGNPATASRRLNLAQSFNGLGAFISAMFLSKLVLSGNHYTRETLPANYTGGWDGYIQVETDAMKLPYLILAGALIIIAVVFVFSHLPKIKEGNSVEGETKTGKLIDFNVLKRSHLRWGVIAQFFYNGGQTAINSLFLVYCCSYAGLSEGKATTFFGLYMLCFLSGRWIGTLLMARFRPQNMLTVYALVNVCLCVVVMCYGGMIGLYAMLAISFFMSIIYPTQFSLALKDLGANTKSGSAFLVMAIVGNACLPQLTAYIMQLNPQIYHVAYAIPLICFLFCAFYGWKGHKVID